A window of the Cannabis sativa cultivar Pink pepper isolate KNU-18-1 chromosome X, ASM2916894v1, whole genome shotgun sequence genome harbors these coding sequences:
- the LOC115702839 gene encoding brefeldin A-inhibited guanine nucleotide-exchange protein 1 isoform X1 yields the protein MSASQTLGGSSRCGRVIGPSLDKIIKNAAWRKHSHLVSTCKSVLDKLDSLTDNSDLGNVSPLFGLSLSDAEFVLQPLFLALDAAYAKVAEPALECAFKLFSLGLIRGEIDSGNPNDVIFKMVEAVCKSGGLGEEAIELAVLRVLLSAVRSPCVLIRGDCLVNMVRTCYNVYLGGLNGTNQICAKSVLAQIMVIVFARVEEDSMDVAVKRISVNELLEFTDKNLNEGSSIQYCQNFINEVMDAASEGVPSVSHSVENSSHKLQNGNGSVSEADGKEGESGEIESNEGTESCGSKIRDDGFLLFKNLCKLSMKFSSPEHPDDQILLRGKILSLELLKVVMDNGGPIWRTNERFLNAIKQLLCLSLLKNSALSVMAIFQLQCSIFINFLSKFRSGLKAEIGIFFPMLVLRVLENVLQPSFLQKMTVLNLLEKISQDSQIMIDIFVNYDCDMDSPNIFERIVNGLLKTALGPPSGSTTTLSPAQDITFRHESVKCLVGIVKSMGAWMDQQLRLGDSYLPKSHESDASVENHLTQNGEEGSVSDFELHAEVNSEHSDATTLEQRRAYKIEMQKGISLFNRKPSKGIEFLINVKKIGSSAEDVALFLKNTNGLNETMIGDYLGERDEFPLKVMHAYVDSFNFKGIDFGEAIRFFLRGFRLPGEAQKIDRIMEKFAERYCKCNPNSFTSADTAYVLAYSVILLNTDAHNIMVKNKMTKADFLRNNRGIDDGKDLPEEYLGSIYDHIVKNEIRMNANSSEPPSKQANSFNKLLGFDGILNLVTWKQTEEKALGANGLLIKHIQEQFKAKSGKSDSVYHAVTDVTILRFMVEVCWGPMLAAFSVTLDQSDDRVATSQCLLGFRHAIHVTAVMCMQTQRDAFVTSMAKFTNLHCAADMKQKNVDAVKAIILIAIEDGNYLQEAWDHILTCLSRIEHLQLLGEGAPTDASFLTGSNMETEDKLSKSLGFPSLKKKGTIQNPAVVAVVRGGSYDSTSVGGSTPGLVTPVQINNFIANLNLLDQIGNFELNHVFANSQRLNSEAIVAFVKALCKVAISELQSPTDPRVFSLTKLVEIAHYNMNRIRLVWTRIWNVLSDFFVSVGLSENLSVAIFVMDSLRQLAMKFLEREELANYNFQNEFLRPFVIVMQKSSSGEIRELIIRCISQMILSRVSNVKSGWKSVFMIFTAAAADERKNIVLLAFETMEKIVREYFPYITETEILTFTDCVKCLITFTTSRFTSDVSLNAIAFLRYCAVKLAEGALVSNDKNVVDGTTPELSKNVSDADTFSDKDDNMSFWVPLLTGLSKLTSDPRSAIRKSSLEVLFNILKDHGHLFSPQFWTGIFNSVVFPIFDAVSDKKDIVKEDDQSASRSSHLEGSMWDSETSSIAAECLIDLFVSFFDIVRSQLPGVVSIFTGFLRSPVQGPASTGYAALVRLSDDLGSRLSENEWREIFLALKEVTTSTVPGLTKVLRSMDRIDVPGISQSNNNDMEMSDQDLTNDDLEEDNLQTASYVVSRIKSHISMQLLIVQVVTDLQRTHLKSSSVANTSIVLEILSTTTTHAHQLNLEIMLQKKLQRVCSILELTPPPIVHFENESYQNYLNFLQNLLNNSSLCEEIDIEAELVSVCEQILHIYVSCTGSLSSPQQQQPQKPANQRVLHWILPLGSAKKEELAARSSLVVLALRALSGLERESFKRHVSQFFPLLVDLVRSEHSSGEVQRVLGDMFHSCIGPIIVE from the exons ATGTCAGCTTCGCAAACCCTAGGCGGTTCATCCCGGTGCGGTCGAGTAATTGGTCCTTCTCTCGACAAGATCATCAAGAACGCTGCGTGGCGTAAGCATTCTCACCTTGTCTCCACTTGTAAATCGGTCTTAGACAAGCTTGACTCGCTTACCGATAATTCCGATCTTGGTAACGTTTCGCCTCTTTTTGGTTTATCTCTTTCTGATGCTGAATTTGTTCTCCAACCTCTTTTTCTTGCCCTTGATGCTGCCTATGCTAAGGTTGCTGAGCCAGCTCTTGAATGTGCTTTTAAGTTATTCTCTCTTGGTCTTATTCGTGGGGAGATTGATAGTGGTAATCCTAATGATGTCATTTTTAAGATGGTTGAGGCTGTTTGCAAGTCTGGTGGCCTTGGGGAAGAGGCGATCGAGCTTGCTGTGCTTAGGGTTCTGCTTTCTGCGGTTCGATCTCCTTGCGTTTTGATTCGTGGTGACTGTTTGGTTAATATGGTTAGGACTTGTTATAATGTGTATCTTGGAGGACTTAATGGTACTAATCAGATCTGTGCTAAGTCGGTTCTGGCTCAGATTATGGTAATTGTCTTTGCCAGAGTTGAGGAGGACTCAATGGACGTTGCGGTTAAGAGGATTTCTGTGAACGAATTGCTTGAATTTACTGATAAGAATTTGAATGAAGGAAGTTCAATTCAGTACTGCCAGAACTTTATTAATGAGGTTATGGATGCAGCAAGTGAAGGGGTTCCTTCTGTAAGCCATTCGGTGGAGAATTCCTCGCACAAATTGCAAAATGGCAATGGTTCTGTGTCTGAAGCAGATGGAAAAGAGGGCGAATCTGGAGAGATCGAATCAAATGAAGGAACTGAATCATGTGGCAGTAAGATTAGGGATGATGGTTTTCTCCTATTCAAGAATTTGTGCAAGTTGTCAATGAAATTCTCATCGCCTGAACACCCAGATGATCAAATTCTCTTGAGGGGGAAGATATTGTCTTTGGAGCTGCTAAAGGTAGTCATGGACAATGGGGGACCGATTTGGCGCACCAACGAGAG GTTTCTTAATGCCATCAAGCAGTTACTTTGCTTATCATTGCTGAAAAACAGTGCATTATCCGTTATGGCTATTTTCCAACTTCAGTGCTCTATTTTCATCAACTTCTTGTCAAAATTCAGATCGGGATTGAAAGCAGAGATTGGTATTTTCTTTCCCATGCTTGTCCTCCGGGTGCTTGAGAATGTTCTTCAGCCTAGTTTCCTGCAGAAAATGACTGTCTTAAACCTACTGGAGAAAATATCTCAGGATTCACAGATTATGATAGATATCTTTGTCAACTATGACTGTGATATGGATTCTCCGAACATCTTTGAAAG GATTGTCAATGGCCTTCTGAAAACTGCTTTAGGACCACCTTCTGGATCAACTACAACATTGTCACCTGCACAGGATATCACCTTCCGACATGAATCCGTTAAGTGCTTGGTAGGTATAGTTAAATCAATGGGAGCTTGGATGGACCAACAACTGAGACTGGGAGACTCATATCTCCCCAAAAGCCATGAGAGTGATGCTTCAGTCGAGAATCATTTGACTCAAAATGGAGAAGAAGGATCTGTTTCTGATTTTGAATTACATGCAGAAGTAAATTCTGAACATTCAGATGCTACCACCCTCGAACAGCGTCGTGCTTATAAAATTGAAATGCAG AAAGGTATCTCATTATTCAATAGGAAGCCTTCAAAGGGGATTGAGTTcttgataaatgtaaaaaaaattggtagttcAGCAGAGGATGTGGCTTTATTCCTGAAGAACACTAATGGCTTGAATGAAACAATGATCGGCGACTATTTGGGGGAGAGAGATGAATTTCCTCTGAAAGTTATGCATGCCTACGTggattcttttaattttaaaggGATAGATTTCGGTGAAGCAATAAGGTTTTTCCTGCGAGGGTTCAGATTGCCTGGAGAGGCACAAAAGATTGATCGCATCATGGAGAAGTTTGCTGAACGGTATTGTAAATGCAATCCAAATTCATTCACCAGTGCAGATACAGCTTATGTTCTTGCTTACTCTGTGATTTTGCTCAATACAGATGCCCATAATATCATGGTGAAAAATAAG ATGACAAAGGCTGACTTTCTCCGAAACAACCGAGGGATTGATGATGGAAAGGATTTACCTGAAGAGTATCTCGGCTCCATTTATGATCACATTGTTAAAAATGAAATTAGGATGAATGCCAATTCTTCTGAACCACCAAGCAAGCAGGCAAACAGTTTTAATAAATTGTTAGGCTTTGATGGTATCCTTAATTTAGTAACTTGGAAGCAGACTGAAGAAAAGGCTTTGGGTGCAAATGGGCTTCTTATAAAACATATTCAGGAGCAATTCAAAGCAAAGTCAGGAAAATCAGA CTCTGTATATCATGCTGTTACAGATGTCACTATATTAAGGTTTATGGTGGAGGTTTGCTGGGGTCCTATGCTGGCTGCGTTTAGTGTGACTCTCGACCAAAGTGATGATAGAGTTGCTACTTCTCAATGCTTGCTGGGATTTCGACATGCTATTCATGTTACTGCAGTTATGTGCATGCAGACACAGCGTGATGCTTTTGTTACATCCATGGCCAAGTTTACTAATCTCCATTGTGCTGCAGATATGAAGCAAAAAAATGTTGATGCTGTCAAG GCAATAATCTTAATTGCCATTGAAGATGGTAATTATCTGCAGGAAGCATGGGATCACATTTTAACATGCCTCTCTAGAATTGAACATCTGCAACTGTTGGGAGAGGGTGCACCAACTGATGCATCCTTTTTGACTGGATCTAATATGGAAACTGAAGATAAATTATCAAAGTCATTGGGATTTCCTTCTCTAAAGAAAAAAGGAACCATTCAAAATCCAGCTGTGGTGGCTGTTGTTCGTGGTGGATCATACGATAGCACCAGTGTTGGAGGCAGCACTCCTGGATTAGTAACACCGGTtcagataaataattttattgctAACTTGAATTTGTTGGATCAAATTGGCAACTTCGAGTTGAATCACGTATTTGCTAATAGTCAGAGGTTGAATAGTGAAGCAATAGTGGCTTTTGTGAAGGCTCTGTGTAAAGTAGCCATTTCAGAATTGCAGTCTCCCACAGATCCTCGTGTATTTAGCCTCACAAAACTAGTTGAAATAGC GCATTACAATATGAACCGCATCAGATTAGTATGGACTCGCATATGGAACGTTCTCTCTGACTTTTTTGTTTCCGTTGGCTTATCAGAAAATCTCTCAGTTGCAATATTTGTAATGGATTCGTTGCGTCAGCTTGCTATGAAATTCTTGGAGCGTGAGGAGCTGGCAAATTACAATTTCCAAAATGAATTTCTGAGACCATTTGTGATAGTTATGCAAAAAAGTAGCTCTGGGGAGATTAGGGAGTTAATAATTCGCTGCATATCACAAATGATCCTTAGTCGTGTCAGTAATGTGAAGTCTGGCTGGAAAAGTGTTTTCATG ATATTCACAGCTGCTGCTGCTGATGAGCGGAAGAATATTGTCTTATTGGCCTTTGAGACAATGGAAAAGATAGTGCGAGAATACTTCCCATATATAACTGAGACAGAAATATTGACCTTCACTGACTGTGTCAAATGTCTCATAACCTTCACAACTAGTAGATTCACCAGTGATGTTAGCCTCAACGCTATTGCATTTCTCCGGTATTGTGCAGTCAAGCTTGCAGAAGGAGCGCTTGTTTCCAATGACAAGAATGTGGTTGATGGTACGACACCAGAGCTGAGCAAGAATGTTTCAGATGCAGACACTTTCAGTGACAAAGATGATAACATGTCCTTTTGGGTTCCTTTGCTGACag GGTTGTCAAAACTTACATCTGATCCTAGGTCAGCCATCAGGAAGAGTTCTTTGGAAGTtctttttaacatcctaaaggATCATGGTCATCTTTTCTCGCCTCAATTTTGGACTGGTATTTTCAATTCCGTTGTTTTCCCCATATTTGATGCTGTATCTGACAAGAAAGATATAGTGAAAGAAGATGACCAATCAGCTTCGAGATCGTCCCACTTGGAAGGAAGTATGTGGGATTCTGAAACATCTTCCATTGCAGCAGAATGTCTAATTGACCTATTTGTCAGTTTCTTTGATATAGTGAGGTCTCAACTTCCTGGTGTGGTGTCAATATTCACTGGTTTCTTAAGAAGTCCTGTTCAGGGTCCAGCTAGCACCGGGTATGCAGCATTGGTACGTCTGTCAGACGATTTAGGCAGTAGGCTTTCAGAAAATGAATGGAGGGAAATTTTCCTAGCTCTGAAGGAGGTTACCACATCAACAGTGCCTGGACTTACGAAGGTCTTAAGAAGCATGGATCGCATCGATGTGCCTGGCATTTCTCAATCCAATAACAATGACATGGAAATGTCTGATCAGGACTTAACGAATGATGATCTTGAGGAAGATAATCTCCAAACGGCATCATATGTAGTTTCGAGAATAAAAAGTCATATTTCAATGCAGCTTCTCATAGTACAG GTCGTTACTGATCTGCAAAGGACGCACCTGAAATCCTCATCAGTGGCTAACACATCAATTGTTCTCGAAATTCTTTCCACTACTACCACACATGCCCACCAATTGAATTTGGAGATAATGCTACAAAAGAAGCTGCAAAGAGTTTGCTCCATCCTGGAGCTCACCCCTCCACCAATAGTTCATTTCGAGAATGAGTCGTATCAAAACTACCTCAACTTCCTCCAAAACTTACTGAACAATTCATCTCTGTGCGAAGAGATTGACATTGAAGCCGAACTTGTTTCAGTATGCGAACAAATATTACATATCTACGTCAGTTGTACCGGCTCTCTTTCTTCTCCTCAACAGCAGCAACCACAGAAACCAGCTAATCAGCGGGTTCTTCACTGGATTCTCCCATTGGGTTCGGCGAAAAAGGAAGAACTGGCTGCCAGGAGTTCGTTAGTTGTGTTAGCCTTACGGGCATTGAGTGGGTTGGAAAGAGAATCGTTTAAGAGACACGTATCGCAATTCTTTCCATTGTTGGTAGATCTGGTAAGGAGTGAACACAGTTCTGGTGAAGTTCAACGTGTACTAGGCGACATGTTCCATTCATGTATAGGCCCAATTATAGTTGAATGa
- the LOC115702839 gene encoding brefeldin A-inhibited guanine nucleotide-exchange protein 1 isoform X2 — translation MTVIWILRTSLKDTCRIVNGLLKTALGPPSGSTTTLSPAQDITFRHESVKCLVGIVKSMGAWMDQQLRLGDSYLPKSHESDASVENHLTQNGEEGSVSDFELHAEVNSEHSDATTLEQRRAYKIEMQKGISLFNRKPSKGIEFLINVKKIGSSAEDVALFLKNTNGLNETMIGDYLGERDEFPLKVMHAYVDSFNFKGIDFGEAIRFFLRGFRLPGEAQKIDRIMEKFAERYCKCNPNSFTSADTAYVLAYSVILLNTDAHNIMVKNKMTKADFLRNNRGIDDGKDLPEEYLGSIYDHIVKNEIRMNANSSEPPSKQANSFNKLLGFDGILNLVTWKQTEEKALGANGLLIKHIQEQFKAKSGKSDSVYHAVTDVTILRFMVEVCWGPMLAAFSVTLDQSDDRVATSQCLLGFRHAIHVTAVMCMQTQRDAFVTSMAKFTNLHCAADMKQKNVDAVKAIILIAIEDGNYLQEAWDHILTCLSRIEHLQLLGEGAPTDASFLTGSNMETEDKLSKSLGFPSLKKKGTIQNPAVVAVVRGGSYDSTSVGGSTPGLVTPVQINNFIANLNLLDQIGNFELNHVFANSQRLNSEAIVAFVKALCKVAISELQSPTDPRVFSLTKLVEIAHYNMNRIRLVWTRIWNVLSDFFVSVGLSENLSVAIFVMDSLRQLAMKFLEREELANYNFQNEFLRPFVIVMQKSSSGEIRELIIRCISQMILSRVSNVKSGWKSVFMIFTAAAADERKNIVLLAFETMEKIVREYFPYITETEILTFTDCVKCLITFTTSRFTSDVSLNAIAFLRYCAVKLAEGALVSNDKNVVDGTTPELSKNVSDADTFSDKDDNMSFWVPLLTGLSKLTSDPRSAIRKSSLEVLFNILKDHGHLFSPQFWTGIFNSVVFPIFDAVSDKKDIVKEDDQSASRSSHLEGSMWDSETSSIAAECLIDLFVSFFDIVRSQLPGVVSIFTGFLRSPVQGPASTGYAALVRLSDDLGSRLSENEWREIFLALKEVTTSTVPGLTKVLRSMDRIDVPGISQSNNNDMEMSDQDLTNDDLEEDNLQTASYVVSRIKSHISMQLLIVQVVTDLQRTHLKSSSVANTSIVLEILSTTTTHAHQLNLEIMLQKKLQRVCSILELTPPPIVHFENESYQNYLNFLQNLLNNSSLCEEIDIEAELVSVCEQILHIYVSCTGSLSSPQQQQPQKPANQRVLHWILPLGSAKKEELAARSSLVVLALRALSGLERESFKRHVSQFFPLLVDLVRSEHSSGEVQRVLGDMFHSCIGPIIVE, via the exons ATGACTGTGATATGGATTCTCCGAACATCTTTGAAAG ATACTTGCAGGATTGTCAATGGCCTTCTGAAAACTGCTTTAGGACCACCTTCTGGATCAACTACAACATTGTCACCTGCACAGGATATCACCTTCCGACATGAATCCGTTAAGTGCTTGGTAGGTATAGTTAAATCAATGGGAGCTTGGATGGACCAACAACTGAGACTGGGAGACTCATATCTCCCCAAAAGCCATGAGAGTGATGCTTCAGTCGAGAATCATTTGACTCAAAATGGAGAAGAAGGATCTGTTTCTGATTTTGAATTACATGCAGAAGTAAATTCTGAACATTCAGATGCTACCACCCTCGAACAGCGTCGTGCTTATAAAATTGAAATGCAG AAAGGTATCTCATTATTCAATAGGAAGCCTTCAAAGGGGATTGAGTTcttgataaatgtaaaaaaaattggtagttcAGCAGAGGATGTGGCTTTATTCCTGAAGAACACTAATGGCTTGAATGAAACAATGATCGGCGACTATTTGGGGGAGAGAGATGAATTTCCTCTGAAAGTTATGCATGCCTACGTggattcttttaattttaaaggGATAGATTTCGGTGAAGCAATAAGGTTTTTCCTGCGAGGGTTCAGATTGCCTGGAGAGGCACAAAAGATTGATCGCATCATGGAGAAGTTTGCTGAACGGTATTGTAAATGCAATCCAAATTCATTCACCAGTGCAGATACAGCTTATGTTCTTGCTTACTCTGTGATTTTGCTCAATACAGATGCCCATAATATCATGGTGAAAAATAAG ATGACAAAGGCTGACTTTCTCCGAAACAACCGAGGGATTGATGATGGAAAGGATTTACCTGAAGAGTATCTCGGCTCCATTTATGATCACATTGTTAAAAATGAAATTAGGATGAATGCCAATTCTTCTGAACCACCAAGCAAGCAGGCAAACAGTTTTAATAAATTGTTAGGCTTTGATGGTATCCTTAATTTAGTAACTTGGAAGCAGACTGAAGAAAAGGCTTTGGGTGCAAATGGGCTTCTTATAAAACATATTCAGGAGCAATTCAAAGCAAAGTCAGGAAAATCAGA CTCTGTATATCATGCTGTTACAGATGTCACTATATTAAGGTTTATGGTGGAGGTTTGCTGGGGTCCTATGCTGGCTGCGTTTAGTGTGACTCTCGACCAAAGTGATGATAGAGTTGCTACTTCTCAATGCTTGCTGGGATTTCGACATGCTATTCATGTTACTGCAGTTATGTGCATGCAGACACAGCGTGATGCTTTTGTTACATCCATGGCCAAGTTTACTAATCTCCATTGTGCTGCAGATATGAAGCAAAAAAATGTTGATGCTGTCAAG GCAATAATCTTAATTGCCATTGAAGATGGTAATTATCTGCAGGAAGCATGGGATCACATTTTAACATGCCTCTCTAGAATTGAACATCTGCAACTGTTGGGAGAGGGTGCACCAACTGATGCATCCTTTTTGACTGGATCTAATATGGAAACTGAAGATAAATTATCAAAGTCATTGGGATTTCCTTCTCTAAAGAAAAAAGGAACCATTCAAAATCCAGCTGTGGTGGCTGTTGTTCGTGGTGGATCATACGATAGCACCAGTGTTGGAGGCAGCACTCCTGGATTAGTAACACCGGTtcagataaataattttattgctAACTTGAATTTGTTGGATCAAATTGGCAACTTCGAGTTGAATCACGTATTTGCTAATAGTCAGAGGTTGAATAGTGAAGCAATAGTGGCTTTTGTGAAGGCTCTGTGTAAAGTAGCCATTTCAGAATTGCAGTCTCCCACAGATCCTCGTGTATTTAGCCTCACAAAACTAGTTGAAATAGC GCATTACAATATGAACCGCATCAGATTAGTATGGACTCGCATATGGAACGTTCTCTCTGACTTTTTTGTTTCCGTTGGCTTATCAGAAAATCTCTCAGTTGCAATATTTGTAATGGATTCGTTGCGTCAGCTTGCTATGAAATTCTTGGAGCGTGAGGAGCTGGCAAATTACAATTTCCAAAATGAATTTCTGAGACCATTTGTGATAGTTATGCAAAAAAGTAGCTCTGGGGAGATTAGGGAGTTAATAATTCGCTGCATATCACAAATGATCCTTAGTCGTGTCAGTAATGTGAAGTCTGGCTGGAAAAGTGTTTTCATG ATATTCACAGCTGCTGCTGCTGATGAGCGGAAGAATATTGTCTTATTGGCCTTTGAGACAATGGAAAAGATAGTGCGAGAATACTTCCCATATATAACTGAGACAGAAATATTGACCTTCACTGACTGTGTCAAATGTCTCATAACCTTCACAACTAGTAGATTCACCAGTGATGTTAGCCTCAACGCTATTGCATTTCTCCGGTATTGTGCAGTCAAGCTTGCAGAAGGAGCGCTTGTTTCCAATGACAAGAATGTGGTTGATGGTACGACACCAGAGCTGAGCAAGAATGTTTCAGATGCAGACACTTTCAGTGACAAAGATGATAACATGTCCTTTTGGGTTCCTTTGCTGACag GGTTGTCAAAACTTACATCTGATCCTAGGTCAGCCATCAGGAAGAGTTCTTTGGAAGTtctttttaacatcctaaaggATCATGGTCATCTTTTCTCGCCTCAATTTTGGACTGGTATTTTCAATTCCGTTGTTTTCCCCATATTTGATGCTGTATCTGACAAGAAAGATATAGTGAAAGAAGATGACCAATCAGCTTCGAGATCGTCCCACTTGGAAGGAAGTATGTGGGATTCTGAAACATCTTCCATTGCAGCAGAATGTCTAATTGACCTATTTGTCAGTTTCTTTGATATAGTGAGGTCTCAACTTCCTGGTGTGGTGTCAATATTCACTGGTTTCTTAAGAAGTCCTGTTCAGGGTCCAGCTAGCACCGGGTATGCAGCATTGGTACGTCTGTCAGACGATTTAGGCAGTAGGCTTTCAGAAAATGAATGGAGGGAAATTTTCCTAGCTCTGAAGGAGGTTACCACATCAACAGTGCCTGGACTTACGAAGGTCTTAAGAAGCATGGATCGCATCGATGTGCCTGGCATTTCTCAATCCAATAACAATGACATGGAAATGTCTGATCAGGACTTAACGAATGATGATCTTGAGGAAGATAATCTCCAAACGGCATCATATGTAGTTTCGAGAATAAAAAGTCATATTTCAATGCAGCTTCTCATAGTACAG GTCGTTACTGATCTGCAAAGGACGCACCTGAAATCCTCATCAGTGGCTAACACATCAATTGTTCTCGAAATTCTTTCCACTACTACCACACATGCCCACCAATTGAATTTGGAGATAATGCTACAAAAGAAGCTGCAAAGAGTTTGCTCCATCCTGGAGCTCACCCCTCCACCAATAGTTCATTTCGAGAATGAGTCGTATCAAAACTACCTCAACTTCCTCCAAAACTTACTGAACAATTCATCTCTGTGCGAAGAGATTGACATTGAAGCCGAACTTGTTTCAGTATGCGAACAAATATTACATATCTACGTCAGTTGTACCGGCTCTCTTTCTTCTCCTCAACAGCAGCAACCACAGAAACCAGCTAATCAGCGGGTTCTTCACTGGATTCTCCCATTGGGTTCGGCGAAAAAGGAAGAACTGGCTGCCAGGAGTTCGTTAGTTGTGTTAGCCTTACGGGCATTGAGTGGGTTGGAAAGAGAATCGTTTAAGAGACACGTATCGCAATTCTTTCCATTGTTGGTAGATCTGGTAAGGAGTGAACACAGTTCTGGTGAAGTTCAACGTGTACTAGGCGACATGTTCCATTCATGTATAGGCCCAATTATAGTTGAATGa